Proteins encoded together in one Ictidomys tridecemlineatus isolate mIctTri1 chromosome 3, mIctTri1.hap1, whole genome shotgun sequence window:
- the LOC144376454 gene encoding uncharacterized protein LOC144376454 — protein sequence MGKQKSDAARAVTCGADIDPAPPPGKAARNAAGNPKRRRENTQLGPVSPSWNLPSTVFFLKRDAMVGDRARAARLGPVRPETRKGKKGKDRPLAWGGGATEQKEKGRVATQDPWRACIREDTAAASRGAQVTGN from the coding sequence ATGGGGAAGCAGAAAAGTGACGCAGCCAGGGCGGTCACCTGTGGGGCAGATATTGACCCAGCCCCGCCCCCAGGGAAAGCAGCCAGAAACGCAGCCGGAAACCCTAAAAGACGCCGAGAAAACACACAGCTGGGCCCTGTAAGCCCATCCTGGAACTTACCATCCACAGTTTTCTTCTTGAAGAGGGACGCCATGGTTGGGGACCGCGCCCGGGCGGCCCGGCTCGGCCCGGTCCGGCCCGAGACTAGGAAAGGCAAGAAGGGAAAGGACAGGCCTTTGGCTTGGGGTGGCGGAGCGACCGAGCAAAAGGAGAAGGGCCGGGTCGCCACGCAGGACCCGTGGAGGGCGTGTATCCGCGAGGATACCGCAGCCGCGTCGCGGGGAGCTCAGGTGACCGGGAACTAA